A stretch of Bacillus solimangrovi DNA encodes these proteins:
- a CDS encoding enoyl-CoA hydratase has translation MVHTVQVEKSDSGIITITLNRPESANAFSKDMLFNLHEVLTDIKFDTSIRCVIITGAGERIFCAGADLKERSRMSEVEVKKTVSLIRHTMDELESLPMPVIAAINGAAFGGGLELALSCDIRIASDNAKVGLTETSLAIIPGAGGTQRLTRLIGKGRAKELIFTAARLTANEAVEYGIIEHITSQDELLNKANEIAEKISNNGPIAVRQAKLAINRGSEVDLQTGLKIEEMAYAITIPTKDRIEGLQAFKEKRKPNYKGE, from the coding sequence ATGGTACATACGGTACAAGTAGAAAAAAGTGATTCAGGTATCATAACGATTACATTGAATCGTCCAGAATCTGCAAATGCATTCTCAAAAGACATGTTATTTAATTTACATGAAGTATTAACAGATATTAAGTTCGATACATCTATTCGTTGTGTCATTATAACTGGCGCTGGTGAAAGAATCTTTTGTGCTGGAGCGGATTTAAAAGAGCGTTCCAGAATGAGTGAAGTAGAAGTTAAAAAGACGGTCTCCCTCATCCGCCACACAATGGATGAACTAGAGTCATTGCCGATGCCTGTCATTGCCGCAATTAATGGTGCGGCATTTGGAGGTGGCCTTGAGCTTGCATTATCTTGTGATATTCGAATTGCTTCAGATAATGCAAAAGTTGGCTTAACAGAGACCTCACTTGCAATTATCCCTGGAGCGGGTGGAACACAGCGTTTAACAAGGTTAATCGGTAAAGGAAGAGCAAAAGAATTAATCTTTACTGCTGCTCGTTTAACAGCAAATGAAGCTGTTGAATATGGCATTATCGAACATATAACTTCACAAGATGAGTTACTTAATAAAGCAAATGAGATTGCCGAAAAGATTAGTAATAATGGTCCTATAGCCGTTCGTCAAGCAAAGCTTGCAATTAATCGGGGTTCAGAGGTTGACTTACAAACTGGGTTAAAGATTGAAGAAATGGCTTATGCAATTACCATTCCAACGAAAGACAGAATAGAAGGCCTACAAGCATTTAAAGAAAAACGAAAACCTAATTACAAAGGAGAATAG
- a CDS encoding acyl-CoA carboxylase subunit beta, with product MSFEAKLQERIEQIEKGGDAKYHEKNAEKGKMFVRERLEKLFDEGLDIEDAFFANCMADGLPADGVVTGIGQINGQKVCVMANDSTVKAGSWGARTVEKIIRIQETAEKLELPMLYLVDSAGARITDQIEMFPGRRGAGRIFYNQVKLSGRVPQVCLLFGPSAAGGAYIPAFCDIVVMVNGNASMYLGSPRMAEMVIGEKVTLDEMGGAKMHCSISGCGDVLTESEEEAISFARNYLSYFPQNYQHNPPVAEALEPKEFPKSISEIIPENQNAPFNMHDLIERLVDEGSFCEVKKLFAQELITGLARIDGKSVGIIANQPRMKGGVLFHDSADKAAKFINLCDAFNIPLLFLADIPGFMIGTRVEKAGIIRHGAKMISAMSEATVPKISVIVRKAYGAGLYAMAGPAFEPDCCLALPSAQIAVMGPEAAVNAVYANKIAQLPEEERQSFIEEKRKEYREDIDIYRLASELIVDGIVEPNKLRSELITRFDAYSSKYQVFTERKHGVYPV from the coding sequence ATGTCGTTTGAAGCGAAGCTACAAGAACGTATTGAGCAGATTGAAAAAGGCGGCGATGCTAAATATCATGAAAAGAATGCGGAAAAAGGGAAAATGTTTGTACGAGAGCGGCTAGAAAAGCTTTTCGATGAAGGTTTAGACATTGAAGATGCTTTCTTTGCAAATTGTATGGCAGATGGATTGCCTGCAGATGGCGTTGTAACAGGTATCGGTCAAATCAACGGTCAAAAAGTATGTGTAATGGCGAATGATTCCACTGTAAAAGCGGGTTCATGGGGCGCTCGTACAGTAGAAAAAATTATTCGTATACAGGAAACTGCCGAGAAATTAGAATTGCCAATGCTTTATCTAGTAGATTCTGCTGGTGCAAGGATTACAGATCAAATCGAAATGTTCCCAGGTCGTCGTGGTGCAGGGCGTATCTTTTACAATCAAGTCAAATTATCTGGAAGAGTGCCACAAGTTTGTTTATTATTTGGTCCTTCAGCAGCTGGAGGAGCTTATATACCAGCGTTCTGTGACATTGTTGTAATGGTCAATGGGAATGCATCTATGTATCTCGGTTCTCCACGAATGGCTGAAATGGTTATCGGTGAAAAGGTTACTCTTGATGAAATGGGTGGAGCAAAGATGCATTGCTCAATTTCAGGTTGTGGTGATGTCCTGACTGAATCAGAGGAAGAAGCAATTTCATTTGCTCGAAATTATCTATCTTATTTTCCACAAAACTATCAGCATAATCCGCCAGTTGCTGAAGCATTGGAGCCAAAGGAATTCCCGAAATCAATCTCAGAAATCATTCCTGAAAATCAGAATGCACCATTTAACATGCATGATTTAATTGAACGACTAGTTGATGAAGGATCCTTCTGTGAAGTTAAGAAATTGTTTGCTCAAGAGCTTATTACTGGTCTAGCTCGCATTGATGGAAAATCAGTTGGTATTATTGCAAATCAGCCACGTATGAAAGGTGGCGTATTGTTCCATGATTCTGCTGATAAAGCAGCAAAATTTATTAATCTATGCGATGCTTTTAATATTCCATTACTATTCCTTGCCGATATCCCAGGATTTATGATCGGAACTCGTGTTGAAAAAGCAGGTATTATCCGTCATGGTGCAAAAATGATTTCTGCAATGAGTGAAGCGACTGTTCCTAAAATCTCTGTTATTGTTCGTAAAGCATATGGTGCGGGTTTATATGCTATGGCAGGGCCTGCATTTGAGCCAGATTGCTGTCTTGCACTACCTTCTGCTCAAATCGCAGTAATGGGCCCAGAAGCAGCTGTAAATGCTGTTTATGCAAATAAAATAGCTCAATTGCCAGAAGAAGAACGTCAATCGTTTATCGAGGAGAAACGGAAAGAATATCGAGAGGATATAGATATCTATCGTCTTGCATCAGAATTAATTGTTGATGGCATCGTAGAGCCTAATAAGCTTCGTAGTGAATTAATTACTCGTTTTGATGCATATTCTAGTAAATATCAAGTATTTACTGAACGTAAACACGGCGTCTATCCAGTATAA
- a CDS encoding SDR family NAD(P)-dependent oxidoreductase, which translates to MNDLSSLVVVITGGGSGLGKETAISFANRGAKVVICGRRKQKLDKVIDLLPSSLQQNMLTIEADVSVEEDVKRLIQVTETSFGQIDVLINNAAVFEQHDIIDMPLESWSYQFTNNVTSVFLMTRECIPIMQKQQNGRIINITSGLAKEGAAGFAAYSASKAAIETFTYSLEDEEYKSGIKSYVFNPGVMKTNLQAQGDDPANIAPYLVELATGDYEVQKYVFDTSSISLEKTYHQS; encoded by the coding sequence ATGAATGACCTGAGTAGTTTAGTTGTTGTTATTACTGGTGGTGGCAGTGGCCTTGGTAAAGAAACAGCTATTTCATTTGCAAATCGTGGTGCCAAAGTTGTTATTTGTGGTCGTAGAAAGCAGAAGTTAGATAAGGTTATAGACTTACTCCCTTCTTCCCTTCAACAAAATATGTTAACAATTGAAGCTGATGTATCGGTTGAGGAAGATGTGAAGCGACTTATTCAAGTTACAGAAACGAGTTTTGGTCAGATTGATGTTTTAATTAATAACGCTGCTGTTTTTGAGCAACATGATATTATCGATATGCCATTAGAATCCTGGAGTTACCAATTTACTAATAATGTAACAAGTGTGTTCTTAATGACGAGAGAATGTATACCTATTATGCAGAAACAACAAAATGGACGAATCATAAATATTACATCAGGTTTAGCTAAAGAAGGAGCAGCAGGCTTTGCAGCATACAGCGCAAGTAAAGCTGCCATTGAAACATTTACTTATTCTTTAGAAGATGAAGAATATAAAAGTGGAATAAAATCTTATGTCTTTAATCCAGGAGTAATGAAAACCAATTTACAAGCTCAAGGTGATGACCCAGCAAATATAGCTCCTTATCTTGTTGAGCTTGCCACTGGTGATTACGAAGTGCAAAAATATGTTTTCGATACGAGTTCAATTTCTTTGGAGAAGACATATCATCAAAGTTAA
- a CDS encoding DUF421 domain-containing protein — protein MDVLMDSVKVLGRIITLLPFMLLLGLYMGKRSIGELPVFDFLAVMVFAAVIGADIANPEINHIPTVVAMVAIAIIQKGITFLKIKNRKIGKMLTLEPTIVIHKGKLLMENMKKIQYSIDNVLQMLREKDVFYVEDVEIAIVEANGKLSVKLIPMKEFVTRQDLGIHKIAEEYEIPVILDGEIQLDLLKRLNKDENWLRHKLLEKNIVDVTTVFYCSISGNEKLHISLKENQQSELPPITH, from the coding sequence GTGGATGTTTTAATGGATTCAGTCAAAGTCCTAGGACGTATTATAACACTTCTTCCATTTATGTTACTATTAGGACTTTATATGGGAAAACGTTCAATAGGTGAGTTACCTGTGTTTGATTTTCTTGCAGTAATGGTGTTTGCGGCTGTAATTGGAGCCGACATTGCTAATCCAGAAATTAATCATATTCCTACAGTTGTAGCAATGGTTGCCATTGCTATTATCCAAAAGGGGATAACATTTCTGAAAATAAAAAATCGTAAAATAGGTAAGATGCTTACACTTGAACCAACTATCGTTATTCATAAGGGGAAATTATTAATGGAAAATATGAAAAAAATTCAATATTCAATTGATAATGTGTTACAAATGCTACGTGAGAAAGATGTCTTCTATGTGGAAGATGTGGAAATAGCTATTGTTGAAGCAAATGGAAAATTATCCGTAAAATTGATACCGATGAAGGAATTCGTTACAAGACAAGATCTTGGCATACATAAAATCGCTGAAGAATATGAAATTCCTGTCATTTTAGATGGGGAAATACAATTGGATTTATTAAAGAGACTGAACAAAGATGAAAACTGGTTAAGACATAAATTACTAGAAAAGAATATAGTAGACGTAACAACCGTATTTTACTGTTCTATATCTGGAAATGAAAAACTTCATATATCACTTAAAGAAAATCAACAATCAGAGTTGCCTCCAATTACTCATTAA
- a CDS encoding mechanosensitive ion channel family protein, whose protein sequence is MNDYLLNIYEIFSSIIHKNIYIDIAIALLILLVFLLIRKIIATRIIKASLKLTSRTKTNLDDNIVRSYEKPLRVFIIVIGLYLACIYLPLETNQINLINKVFKSMIIVTIFWGIYNLTNSYSTFIVDIGKRMGLTIDELLVPFLTRITRPLILLCGVTIIADLWNYNISVLVTGLGIGGLAFALAAQDALKNIFGGVIIITEKPFKKGDWIQTPSVEGTVEGITFRSTLIRTFAQALVTIPNSKLSNEAITNWTKMGKRRITFNLGVEYRTPKAKIERVIFKIEQMLKTHEEIDQETIFVKFNEFSESSLDIFLYFFTKTTNWEKWLDVKQDCNLRIIEILEEEGVQIAFPSQSLYFENDSQQYDNGVQRSKQF, encoded by the coding sequence ATGAACGATTATCTTCTCAATATATATGAAATATTTTCATCTATCATACACAAAAATATTTATATCGATATCGCGATTGCTTTACTTATCCTATTAGTTTTCTTGTTAATTAGAAAAATAATTGCTACACGTATTATCAAAGCATCGTTAAAGCTGACATCTAGAACAAAGACTAATTTAGATGATAATATTGTTCGTTCTTATGAGAAGCCATTAAGAGTGTTTATTATCGTTATTGGACTTTATTTAGCTTGTATCTATCTACCTCTAGAAACTAATCAAATAAATTTAATTAATAAGGTCTTTAAATCAATGATTATTGTCACAATATTTTGGGGTATTTATAACTTAACTAACTCCTACTCAACATTTATTGTAGATATAGGGAAAAGAATGGGATTAACAATAGACGAACTATTAGTACCATTTTTAACTCGAATTACTCGACCGTTAATTCTATTGTGTGGTGTAACTATTATAGCGGATTTGTGGAACTATAATATTAGTGTTTTAGTTACTGGTTTAGGAATAGGGGGATTAGCGTTTGCATTAGCAGCACAAGACGCATTAAAAAATATCTTCGGAGGAGTAATCATTATAACCGAAAAGCCCTTCAAGAAAGGTGATTGGATCCAAACACCAAGCGTTGAGGGAACGGTAGAGGGCATCACATTCCGCAGTACTCTTATTAGAACATTTGCTCAAGCTCTAGTTACAATACCTAACTCAAAACTCTCAAACGAAGCAATAACGAATTGGACTAAGATGGGCAAGAGAAGAATTACATTTAACTTAGGAGTAGAGTATCGAACCCCTAAAGCAAAAATAGAAAGAGTGATATTCAAAATCGAACAAATGCTTAAAACGCATGAAGAGATCGATCAGGAAACCATCTTTGTTAAATTTAATGAATTCAGCGAGAGTAGTTTAGACATATTTTTATATTTCTTCACAAAGACGACAAATTGGGAAAAGTGGTTAGATGTAAAACAAGACTGCAACTTACGAATTATTGAAATTTTAGAAGAGGAAGGAGTGCAAATTGCGTTTCCTAGTCAAAGCCTTTATTTCGAAAATGACTCTCAACAATATGATAATGGCGTACAAAGATCGAAGCAATTCTAA
- a CDS encoding HAD family hydrolase produces MLFDLDDTLINRDQAVEKMYLTILDTCYQNVTPLEKNEMLQKFKEYDKKSYGDNNKIKVLKSFFDEFPPKNRIPRNYIQDFWNEKFPHCFTINQHTMNIINIIKTHVKVAIITNGSTQRQKAKIINTHLNNLFDTIIISEEVGFSKPDRRIFELALNKLNVQAEDALFVGDDINRDIGGCQNTNIKGIWFNPHMNKNETKINPYAEINSFDELLSYFT; encoded by the coding sequence ATGCTATTTGATTTAGATGATACCTTAATTAATAGGGATCAAGCTGTAGAAAAAATGTATTTAACTATTTTAGATACATGTTATCAGAATGTTACACCATTAGAAAAAAACGAAATGTTACAAAAGTTCAAAGAATATGATAAAAAAAGCTATGGAGATAATAATAAAATAAAAGTTTTGAAATCTTTTTTTGATGAATTTCCACCTAAAAATAGAATACCACGCAATTACATACAAGATTTTTGGAATGAAAAATTTCCGCATTGTTTTACTATTAATCAACATACTATGAATATCATAAATATTATAAAGACACATGTAAAAGTTGCAATTATAACAAATGGCTCTACTCAGAGACAAAAAGCAAAAATAATAAACACTCATTTAAATAATTTATTTGATACAATAATTATTTCTGAAGAAGTGGGATTTAGTAAGCCTGATAGACGCATATTTGAATTAGCATTAAATAAGCTTAATGTGCAAGCGGAAGATGCATTATTCGTTGGAGATGACATCAATAGAGATATAGGTGGTTGTCAAAATACAAATATAAAAGGCATATGGTTTAATCCTCATATGAACAAAAATGAAACTAAAATAAACCCATATGCTGAGATCAATTCTTTTGATGAATTATTAAGTTATTTTACATAA
- a CDS encoding MFS transporter has translation MKKDTLASHNIRVLFWAKLFGSVRFIQPVLALFYFSRGLDEAYILWVLLFWSTGVLIGEVPTGMFADRYGAKLSFMIGAILSLVSHGMLIWAYEPWIFFSSSLLSGFAVTFFSGADEALIYESLKESNEENKLDKALGIIQSAQSVVMVFVLIIGAIIAKDLADEQFILLILLGIMFQSVQIVLLFFVKNPSEQGNYRENPFKQVKEGVNAIRRAPQVLWMFLNITLVFIPTAAIFDNFNDKLLNDANVPVYLIGVVLAVLAILSFFVSRSIGWITSQISRVKILHLTGGIGVIGLLFLAFYRDTLWILLIIMVLFRFVRTVRYPVYAQLANDIIPSNVRATTISLLSIIDSVCDLVIFSSVAGIAVYGFDKMFLAAAAVALIGSLLPIRPVLREDN, from the coding sequence TTGAAAAAGGATACATTAGCTTCACATAATATTCGTGTTCTATTTTGGGCAAAATTATTTGGAAGTGTTCGATTTATACAACCCGTACTAGCTTTGTTTTATTTCTCACGAGGATTAGATGAAGCGTACATTCTGTGGGTTTTACTCTTTTGGAGTACAGGTGTATTGATCGGTGAAGTTCCAACAGGTATGTTTGCTGATCGTTATGGTGCAAAACTATCATTTATGATTGGTGCAATATTAAGTTTAGTTAGTCATGGAATGCTCATTTGGGCGTATGAACCATGGATTTTCTTCTCAAGTAGTCTATTAAGCGGATTTGCTGTCACATTTTTCAGTGGGGCAGATGAGGCATTAATCTATGAATCTTTGAAAGAGTCGAATGAAGAAAATAAGTTGGATAAAGCATTAGGAATTATTCAATCGGCACAATCGGTTGTAATGGTATTTGTATTAATAATAGGTGCGATTATTGCAAAAGATTTAGCTGATGAACAGTTTATTTTACTCATTCTGTTGGGGATTATGTTTCAGTCCGTTCAAATTGTTTTGCTATTCTTTGTTAAAAATCCATCAGAACAAGGAAATTACCGTGAAAATCCTTTTAAGCAAGTAAAAGAGGGAGTAAATGCGATAAGAAGAGCCCCGCAAGTGTTATGGATGTTCTTAAATATTACACTCGTATTTATCCCAACTGCAGCAATATTTGATAATTTTAATGATAAACTACTCAATGATGCTAATGTACCAGTCTATTTAATCGGAGTTGTACTTGCTGTTCTTGCGATTCTAAGCTTTTTTGTATCAAGATCAATCGGATGGATAACATCTCAAATTTCTCGAGTTAAAATATTACATTTAACTGGTGGGATTGGAGTAATTGGATTATTATTCCTAGCTTTCTATCGAGATACACTGTGGATTTTACTTATTATCATGGTACTGTTTCGTTTTGTAAGGACGGTGCGTTACCCAGTATATGCGCAACTAGCCAATGACATCATTCCATCGAATGTAAGAGCGACAACAATTTCGTTGCTATCTATCATAGATTCAGTTTGTGATTTAGTTATTTTCAGTAGTGTGGCAGGAATCGCGGTATATGGGTTTGATAAAATGTTTTTAGCTGCAGCAGCTGTCGCATTAATCGGAAGCTTATTGCCAATTCGTCCAGTATTGAGAGAGGATAACTAA
- a CDS encoding NAD(P)-dependent alcohol dehydrogenase encodes MKAIMYTRYGSSNVLQLKEVEKPTVKDNEVLIKIYARTVSSGDVRMRIGSRKSLPLWPISKMAIGFTKPKRTILGMDLAGEIVEVGKDVKLFKQGDQVYGFNEKGTYAEYISLPEDGPITIKPESMTYEEAAAVPFGAVSALYFLRKGNIQSEHKVLVYGASGSVGTYAVQLAKYFGAEVTGVCSSTNVELVKSLGADRVIDYTKEDFTKNDQSYDIIFDTVGKTKFSNCKASLKPKGYYVLAVMNFKQLFEILWTSKIGSKKVVSGLTPSRSEDLTFLKELIEAGEIKPVIDRSYPFEEIAKAHEYVEKGHKKGNVVIT; translated from the coding sequence ATGAAAGCGATTATGTATACTAGATATGGATCATCAAATGTTCTCCAACTCAAAGAGGTTGAAAAACCTACTGTAAAGGATAATGAAGTATTAATAAAGATATATGCGAGAACAGTGTCTTCCGGGGATGTAAGAATGAGAATTGGTAGTAGAAAGTCATTACCTCTTTGGCCAATTTCAAAAATGGCAATAGGTTTCACGAAGCCAAAAAGAACAATACTAGGAATGGATTTGGCTGGGGAAATTGTAGAAGTAGGCAAAGATGTAAAACTCTTTAAGCAAGGTGATCAAGTTTATGGATTTAACGAAAAAGGCACTTATGCTGAGTATATAAGTCTGCCTGAAGATGGTCCTATCACAATAAAACCAGAAAGTATGACTTATGAGGAGGCCGCAGCAGTTCCCTTTGGCGCAGTATCTGCATTGTATTTCCTCAGAAAAGGAAATATTCAAAGTGAACATAAAGTTCTTGTTTATGGGGCTTCTGGAAGTGTAGGTACGTATGCAGTACAGCTTGCCAAATACTTTGGAGCAGAAGTTACAGGTGTATGCAGCAGTACGAATGTAGAATTGGTGAAATCACTTGGAGCTGATAGAGTAATTGATTACACTAAAGAAGATTTTACAAAAAACGATCAGAGCTATGATATTATTTTTGACACTGTAGGAAAAACAAAGTTTTCGAATTGTAAAGCATCGTTAAAGCCAAAAGGATACTATGTTTTAGCTGTCATGAATTTTAAACAGTTATTTGAAATTTTGTGGACTTCAAAAATAGGTAGCAAAAAAGTCGTAAGTGGATTAACACCAAGTCGATCTGAAGATTTAACATTTCTTAAAGAGCTTATTGAAGCAGGAGAAATAAAACCTGTTATAGATAGAAGTTATCCGTTTGAAGAAATTGCTAAAGCACACGAGTATGTTGAAAAGGGACATAAAAAGGGAAATGTTGTAATAACGTAA
- a CDS encoding 6-carboxyhexanoate--CoA ligase — translation MTSDNYYSLRMRASEGEPHEKGGKHISGGELLATELEIQEYLNNLFNKAYTHSRGKPDFINLAIERVQQPITVLNPLPVTTLEVQSPIKGRELSYSLLQNCGVSKMAIHNAINTLDKNIHVSGALIVDYKTGERLDGKSEGVRVSRIGWDQESYKEWIKGTSYSINHPIKDALTLTTKVNAHPSTVAEICWSDDPEITVGYVANSQHGYQRISPMKDVGDSKGGRLFFVNLNSNDIDSYISYLQCEPVLIK, via the coding sequence TTGACAAGTGATAATTATTATAGCTTAAGAATGAGAGCATCAGAAGGAGAACCTCACGAAAAAGGAGGGAAGCATATATCTGGAGGAGAATTATTAGCAACAGAATTAGAAATTCAAGAATATCTAAATAATCTTTTTAATAAAGCATATACACATAGTAGAGGAAAACCAGATTTCATAAACTTAGCAATTGAAAGGGTCCAACAGCCTATTACCGTATTAAATCCATTGCCTGTCACGACCCTTGAAGTTCAAAGTCCTATTAAGGGTAGAGAATTATCATATTCTTTATTGCAAAATTGTGGGGTATCTAAAATGGCTATACATAATGCAATAAACACCCTAGACAAGAACATTCATGTCAGTGGAGCGTTAATTGTTGATTACAAAACAGGTGAGAGATTAGACGGAAAGTCAGAAGGTGTGCGTGTTTCAAGAATAGGTTGGGATCAGGAAAGCTATAAAGAATGGATAAAGGGTACAAGTTATTCAATAAATCATCCTATTAAAGATGCACTCACTTTGACTACGAAGGTAAATGCACACCCTTCGACAGTCGCTGAAATATGCTGGTCTGATGACCCTGAGATTACAGTTGGTTATGTTGCAAACTCTCAGCATGGATACCAACGTATTTCACCTATGAAAGATGTAGGAGATTCTAAAGGAGGAAGGTTATTTTTCGTGAATTTGAATAGTAATGACATTGATTCATATATTAGTTATTTGCAATGTGAGCCAGTGTTAATAAAGTAG
- a CDS encoding DUF4885 family protein, translating to MNINSITTPLNNMNLNNQNSHEKFKNTDTHNTTTIQSRNEFLSESDTRKQILDEKYRKIHKQNMMFKNPKAHIFDKYYDRHSPYYKHDLTDAEREAAKTMELGMIRNNGKKCGGYDFRDAAFREIQPINGEVEVAENKAFNRQQVNKQLQDLFEKYQISIPNDAKLTFTIDPYNYNLSVSGTEDNELIDQLEYALNIDKNAKELFLHIMRSSSHNSTQFTQEKEDKYFLAREIKNVTGYDLNNLTNINRKFITEDGQDIYELYKSQLKNNPYASVRLQHYVPHLNKLAMNGFDSVPDLVLMIGYESGSLQDIGQGESFGTGKTGWIEELQATIRY from the coding sequence ATGAACATAAATTCTATAACTACTCCGCTCAATAATATGAACCTTAATAATCAAAACTCGCATGAAAAATTCAAAAATACTGATACTCATAATACAACAACTATCCAAAGTAGAAATGAATTTTTGAGTGAATCAGATACTAGAAAGCAAATACTAGATGAAAAATATCGAAAGATTCACAAGCAAAATATGATGTTTAAAAATCCAAAGGCTCATATCTTTGACAAATATTATGATCGTCATTCTCCATATTATAAACATGATTTAACTGATGCAGAACGAGAAGCGGCAAAAACAATGGAACTTGGTATGATAAGAAATAATGGTAAAAAATGTGGTGGATATGATTTTCGAGATGCAGCTTTTCGAGAAATACAACCAATTAATGGTGAAGTTGAAGTTGCAGAAAATAAAGCATTTAACAGACAGCAAGTGAATAAACAACTACAAGACTTGTTTGAAAAGTACCAAATAAGTATCCCTAATGATGCAAAATTGACTTTTACAATTGATCCTTATAATTACAATTTGTCTGTAAGCGGAACAGAGGATAATGAACTTATTGATCAGTTAGAATATGCTTTGAACATAGATAAGAACGCTAAAGAACTATTTCTCCACATTATGCGAAGTAGTTCACATAATTCCACTCAATTTACACAAGAAAAAGAGGATAAATATTTTCTTGCAAGAGAAATAAAAAATGTAACAGGTTATGATTTGAATAATCTTACAAATATTAATAGGAAATTTATAACAGAGGATGGACAAGATATTTATGAATTATACAAATCCCAACTTAAAAACAATCCTTACGCGAGTGTTAGGCTTCAACATTACGTTCCTCATCTTAATAAACTTGCTATGAATGGTTTCGATTCTGTACCTGATCTAGTGTTAATGATTGGTTATGAAAGTGGCTCACTGCAAGACATCGGTCAAGGGGAGAGTTTTGGAACAGGGAAAACAGGTTGGATTGAAGAATTACAAGCTACTATAAGATATTGA